In methanogenic archaeon ISO4-H5, the following are encoded in one genomic region:
- a CDS encoding ABC transporter permease protein, giving the protein MESTDGSEKSNFRATHKSNTKKRLLFIAACIIGCFLVTIYAATVGSFPITNGEVFNALVDAILRRTPEDLTIYHIVVHLRMPAIITALVCGFSLAVCGVCMQSMLKNPLADPYTMGISSGAGFGAAVAIILGLELINGGGIVMNAFVFSVVPALVILMLSKFRNATPTMMILCGIALMYLFNAMTQLFMLIADPEDLSAVYKWMIGSVDGTDYGEVTIVLIIAILGTIYLQYMANQLNILGLGDEGAKSLGVNVERQRLILLLVVTLMAATVVSFTGIIGFIGLVAPHMVRSIIGSDNRFLVPASGFFGALLLLVSHLVAMTIASPTILPVGVITSCIGGPLFLYLILRNNKEVWA; this is encoded by the coding sequence ATGGAAAGCACCGACGGTTCAGAGAAGTCCAATTTCCGGGCAACGCACAAATCCAACACTAAGAAGAGGCTCCTCTTCATCGCAGCCTGCATAATAGGCTGCTTTCTGGTAACCATCTATGCCGCCACCGTCGGTTCTTTCCCTATTACCAACGGCGAGGTATTCAATGCGCTTGTGGATGCCATCCTCAGGCGCACCCCGGAGGACCTGACGATCTATCATATCGTCGTGCACCTCCGCATGCCTGCCATCATCACCGCCCTGGTCTGCGGTTTCTCGCTTGCAGTATGCGGTGTTTGCATGCAGAGCATGCTGAAGAACCCCCTTGCTGACCCGTATACCATGGGTATCTCCTCCGGAGCGGGCTTCGGTGCCGCAGTGGCGATCATCCTAGGACTGGAACTCATCAACGGCGGAGGCATCGTCATGAATGCATTCGTCTTCTCTGTGGTCCCCGCCCTCGTAATCCTGATGCTCAGCAAGTTCCGCAATGCCACCCCCACCATGATGATTCTCTGTGGTATCGCCCTGATGTACCTGTTCAACGCCATGACCCAGCTGTTCATGCTCATAGCGGACCCGGAGGACCTGTCCGCCGTATACAAGTGGATGATCGGCTCGGTTGACGGAACCGATTACGGAGAGGTTACCATCGTCCTCATCATCGCAATCCTGGGAACCATATACCTCCAGTACATGGCCAACCAGCTGAACATTCTGGGCCTCGGCGACGAGGGTGCGAAGAGCCTCGGGGTCAATGTCGAACGCCAGCGCCTCATCCTCCTTTTGGTCGTCACCCTCATGGCGGCAACCGTGGTGAGTTTCACAGGAATCATCGGTTTCATCGGATTGGTCGCACCCCACATGGTGAGATCGATCATCGGGTCCGACAACAGGTTCCTTGTACCCGCCTCCGGATTCTTCGGCGCACTGCTGCTCCTCGTGTCCCATCTGGTCGCCATGACCATTGCCTCTCCTACCATCCTTCCTGTGGGAGTCATTACCTCCTGCATCGGCGGTCCGCTGTTCCTGTACCTCATCCTCCGCAACAACAAGGAGGTCTGGGCATGA
- a CDS encoding SAM-dependent methyltransferase, whose amino-acid sequence MNDTYIEEFHELWTGRAQSYSGTVLSQIENGTYVRWLEEALRDLPKDRRLKVLDVGCGPGFFSVILGRLGHDVTGIDYNEEMCRTATDNCDSYGVPATFLTMDAHNLKFEDGSFDLVVSRDVLWNLDDPGRVYEEMLRVLRPGGKLTVFDGNFYLYAHDRAYESMNVERHIEIYHKDEPDCRERLLRVADMATRLPAAKVRRPQWDAAHLIGLGASRVSTVSYPDNIIRFRENGRTVYLPFIFAVSAFKKE is encoded by the coding sequence GTGAACGATACGTACATAGAAGAGTTCCATGAGCTGTGGACGGGACGCGCCCAGAGCTACAGCGGTACCGTACTGTCCCAGATAGAGAACGGTACGTATGTCAGATGGCTTGAGGAAGCGCTCAGAGACCTTCCCAAGGACCGCAGACTGAAGGTGCTCGATGTGGGCTGCGGACCCGGTTTCTTCTCGGTGATACTGGGGAGGCTGGGACATGATGTCACCGGCATAGATTACAACGAGGAGATGTGCAGGACCGCGACCGATAACTGCGACTCCTACGGCGTCCCGGCCACCTTCCTGACCATGGATGCGCACAATCTCAAATTCGAGGACGGTTCCTTCGATCTCGTAGTGTCCCGCGATGTCCTGTGGAACCTCGATGACCCCGGAAGGGTCTACGAGGAGATGCTGAGGGTCCTGCGCCCGGGAGGCAAACTCACCGTCTTCGACGGCAACTTCTACCTCTATGCCCACGACCGTGCCTATGAGAGCATGAACGTGGAGAGGCACATAGAGATCTATCACAAGGACGAACCCGACTGCAGGGAACGTCTGCTCCGCGTGGCGGATATGGCGACCAGGCTGCCTGCCGCCAAAGTGAGGAGACCCCAGTGGGACGCTGCCCACCTCATCGGCCTGGGTGCATCAAGGGTTTCCACAGTGTCCTACCCAGACAACATAATCCGGTTCCGCGAGAACGGCAGGACCGTTTATCTCCCGTTCATTTTTGCCGTATCGGCATTCAAAAAGGAATGA
- a CDS encoding ABC transporter ATP-binding protein, producing the protein MGIEVRNLGVSYGNHCVFKDINLDINEANLTCILGPNGVGKSTFMYCLNKLLKPTEGTVTINGKDVTQTSFKELSKIMSFVPHSEDATFSMSVMDTVLMGRHPHAGAVLTKHDLKIAAENIKLLGIADLSNRMLDELSAGQRQRAMIARGLSQEPKILLLDEPTANLDVKYQMLVMKMLRDIARIKNITVIVICHDLNVTSMYADRILLMHNGGIYADGTSEEVLTAENVKTVYGVDCEVSTLQGRPHVALRDGKEVDSHIIDLSEIVGDDGCAVNDKDIEEIENELSNEAQEELP; encoded by the coding sequence ATGGGAATCGAAGTCAGAAATCTGGGAGTCTCATATGGGAACCACTGCGTATTCAAGGACATCAACCTTGATATCAACGAGGCTAACCTCACCTGCATCCTCGGACCCAACGGGGTGGGGAAATCCACCTTCATGTACTGCCTGAACAAGCTGCTGAAACCCACGGAGGGTACGGTAACCATCAACGGGAAAGACGTGACTCAGACATCATTCAAGGAACTGTCGAAGATCATGAGCTTCGTCCCCCATTCGGAGGATGCCACCTTCAGTATGTCGGTCATGGATACCGTACTAATGGGAAGACATCCCCATGCAGGAGCGGTCCTCACCAAACACGACCTCAAGATTGCCGCGGAGAACATCAAGCTGCTCGGCATCGCTGATCTCTCCAACAGGATGCTCGACGAGCTGTCCGCCGGACAGCGTCAGAGGGCCATGATCGCCAGAGGTCTCTCGCAGGAACCCAAGATCCTCCTGCTGGACGAACCCACGGCCAATCTGGATGTGAAGTACCAGATGCTTGTCATGAAGATGCTACGCGACATCGCACGCATCAAGAACATCACGGTCATCGTGATCTGCCACGATCTCAATGTCACATCGATGTACGCCGACCGCATCCTCCTGATGCACAACGGAGGAATCTATGCGGATGGTACCTCGGAAGAGGTCCTGACCGCTGAGAACGTGAAGACGGTCTATGGCGTGGATTGCGAGGTCAGTACCCTCCAGGGCAGACCGCACGTCGCACTGCGCGACGGCAAAGAGGTCGATTCTCATATCATCGATCTGTCCGAGATAGTCGGTGACGACGGCTGTGCCGTGAACGACAAGGACATCGAGGAGATCGAGAACGAACTATCGAATGAGGCTCAGGAGGAGCTTCCGTGA
- a CDS encoding ABC transporter permease protein, with product MAASGHATDLSADNMTSTESNETKPNENGVEEIIDSYSAIRRKKVLGLILYLAILVLAAGIGMGMGSYKISFARVYEVILIHLTNLGDGLTNLDMKVVWNERLPRLLCAISIGLGLGAAGAAMQSMMKNPLADPYTTGISSGAGFGAILAICTGIAFVSGPYGIVVNAFIFALVPAAIILFLSTFKKATTTMIILAGIAVMYIFNAMQSYIMLISSDEKTASAFEWTVGTLNKASWDNFGIIFGVAIVGSCLLFMLARYLNALNSGDNYARTLGINVEHIRIIILIIISIIAAGIVSFTGIIGFVGLVGPHMARILLGSDNKYLIPGSMLTGATLMVVADMLAKAFTATPVHIGIVTALFGGPLFLYLIMRQKKDSW from the coding sequence ATGGCCGCCTCCGGCCATGCCACAGATCTCTCTGCGGATAACATGACATCAACAGAATCAAACGAAACGAAACCGAATGAGAACGGTGTAGAGGAAATCATCGACTCGTATTCTGCCATCCGCAGAAAGAAAGTCCTCGGACTCATCTTATACCTAGCAATACTCGTTCTGGCCGCGGGCATCGGAATGGGTATGGGATCGTACAAGATCTCTTTTGCCCGCGTCTATGAAGTGATTCTCATCCATCTCACCAATCTCGGTGACGGACTCACCAACCTCGACATGAAGGTCGTCTGGAACGAGCGCCTGCCCCGTCTCCTCTGTGCGATTTCCATAGGTCTGGGTCTTGGAGCAGCAGGTGCCGCGATGCAGAGCATGATGAAGAATCCCCTGGCTGACCCTTACACCACGGGTATATCCTCCGGTGCGGGATTCGGAGCAATCCTCGCCATATGTACCGGAATCGCCTTCGTCAGCGGACCGTACGGAATCGTCGTCAACGCATTCATCTTCGCGTTGGTCCCCGCAGCGATCATCCTGTTCCTCTCTACTTTCAAAAAGGCCACCACCACTATGATCATCCTGGCCGGAATCGCCGTTATGTACATCTTCAACGCGATGCAGTCCTACATCATGCTAATCTCCAGCGATGAGAAGACCGCATCCGCTTTCGAATGGACGGTCGGAACCCTCAACAAGGCCAGCTGGGACAATTTCGGTATCATCTTCGGTGTGGCCATCGTCGGTTCCTGTCTCCTCTTCATGCTCGCCAGATATCTTAACGCACTCAACTCCGGAGACAACTACGCCAGGACCCTGGGAATCAACGTCGAGCACATACGCATCATCATCCTGATCATCATCTCGATCATTGCGGCAGGCATCGTCAGCTTTACCGGAATCATCGGATTCGTCGGTCTGGTCGGACCCCACATGGCCCGTATCCTGCTGGGCTCCGACAACAAATACCTGATTCCTGGATCGATGCTCACCGGTGCCACCCTGATGGTCGTGGCAGACATGTTAGCCAAAGCGTTCACCGCCACCCCGGTTCACATCGGAATCGTTACCGCACTGTTCGGCGGACCGCTGTTCCTGTACCTCATCATGAGGCAGAAGAAGGATTCGTGGTAA
- a CDS encoding ABC transporter solute-binding protein, whose protein sequence is MNKTKTGMMAVFAVMLMLATLAVALVPAGESEAVTDSGSPANYQDAKMWVLGNANGDTKINADDKSVITSKIGTPVTEAPMCDADHNGSITADDVTFVESLIDGTADYCYYYNVDGTICKFTFYDKINTIALHRCVVRSATILANFDTDVTIVGMDSAPYGEVEFNVSANYPGCVNVGVLKEISKENCATYYHDYQEALTDTGLVIMVGTIGYYLPNLEDWAVEYGFQVVRIPTWEHHPTEGLLTTAYLFAGCGNSNGPGDGDCWQHAQKYADWAFGILDKIKAKSTTIPEADRLKVLGVYTTTKNYEHVNHTRGPGSGDYENFADAGGNNIATRFGPGSKADWTMENIASYCGDLDILILMSTNCFSTNAFNVTEDMKELTEKMDGYVKKGCKVYAMSWALNGAPFTVQMVYYAKIFMPNDTALQAELPTMEQAWAKYLELIGWNSRTDISLDIQKVCSDVNAPGVTTMDPNSSGGGSINMTLVGGVAAAAVIIIAIIAFAFMRKK, encoded by the coding sequence ATGAACAAAACAAAAACCGGAATGATGGCAGTCTTCGCTGTTATGCTGATGCTTGCCACCTTAGCAGTAGCTTTGGTCCCCGCCGGGGAAAGCGAAGCGGTAACCGATTCCGGCTCCCCCGCAAACTACCAGGACGCAAAAATGTGGGTTCTGGGTAATGCGAACGGAGACACGAAAATCAATGCTGATGACAAGAGTGTAATTACCAGCAAGATCGGTACCCCCGTGACCGAAGCACCCATGTGCGATGCTGACCACAACGGTTCCATCACTGCCGACGATGTCACATTCGTAGAGTCTCTAATCGACGGAACCGCCGATTACTGCTACTATTACAACGTTGACGGAACTATCTGCAAGTTCACCTTCTACGATAAAATCAACACCATCGCCCTCCACAGGTGCGTCGTAAGGTCCGCCACGATCCTTGCCAACTTCGACACCGACGTCACTATCGTCGGAATGGACAGCGCCCCTTACGGAGAGGTCGAGTTCAATGTCTCGGCCAACTACCCCGGATGTGTCAACGTCGGCGTTCTCAAAGAAATCTCCAAGGAGAACTGCGCTACGTACTACCACGACTATCAGGAGGCTCTGACTGATACCGGCCTTGTAATCATGGTCGGAACCATCGGCTACTATCTACCTAATCTCGAAGACTGGGCCGTTGAATACGGATTCCAGGTCGTCCGTATTCCCACCTGGGAGCACCACCCCACCGAGGGACTGCTCACCACCGCCTACCTGTTCGCAGGCTGCGGAAACTCCAACGGTCCCGGAGACGGAGACTGCTGGCAGCACGCTCAGAAGTATGCGGATTGGGCATTCGGAATCCTTGACAAGATCAAGGCCAAATCCACCACCATACCTGAGGCAGACAGGCTCAAGGTCCTCGGAGTCTACACGACCACCAAGAACTACGAGCACGTCAACCACACCCGTGGTCCTGGTTCCGGAGACTACGAGAACTTCGCAGATGCAGGAGGAAACAACATCGCCACCAGGTTCGGACCCGGTTCCAAGGCCGATTGGACCATGGAGAACATCGCCTCCTACTGCGGCGATCTCGACATCCTCATCCTCATGAGCACCAACTGCTTCTCCACCAACGCTTTCAACGTCACTGAGGACATGAAAGAGCTCACCGAGAAGATGGACGGCTACGTGAAGAAGGGCTGCAAGGTCTACGCTATGTCCTGGGCACTCAACGGTGCACCGTTCACCGTCCAGATGGTATACTACGCCAAGATCTTCATGCCGAACGACACCGCCCTTCAGGCAGAGCTCCCCACCATGGAGCAGGCCTGGGCCAAATACCTCGAACTGATCGGATGGAACAGCCGTACCGACATCTCGCTCGATATCCAGAAGGTCTGCAGCGATGTCAACGCCCCCGGCGTCACCACTATGGACCCCAACAGCAGCGGCGGAGGATCCATCAACATGACCCTCGTCGGAGGTGTTGCAGCGGCCGCAGTGATAATCATTGCGATCATCGCATTCGCCTTCATGAGGAAGAAGTAA
- a CDS encoding transporter DMT family, with translation MGIRDIDSTVVTALRTVVVTVFAWLMVFLIGSQSGISEISSNTFLFLFLSGLTTGASWLCYFKALEKGNVNKVVPIDKSSIVITVILAVLILGEGLSPWGVAGIVFIAIGTMAMIEKKDTEKVAGGPWLLYAIGSAVFAALTSIFGKVGIEGVESTLGTAIRTLVVLAMSWMMVYVVGKQDEIRGIPRKAMGFVIASGLATGASWLCFYRALQTGPASVVVPIDKLSILVAVVFAFFLFGERLNRRALAGLILIVAGTLMMLY, from the coding sequence ATGGGCATCAGAGATATCGATTCCACGGTAGTAACAGCTCTTCGTACCGTGGTAGTTACGGTATTCGCCTGGCTGATGGTTTTCCTCATTGGATCACAGAGCGGTATATCGGAAATATCCTCCAACACATTCCTGTTCCTGTTCCTATCCGGACTCACTACCGGAGCCTCATGGCTGTGCTATTTCAAGGCACTCGAGAAGGGCAACGTCAACAAGGTCGTTCCCATAGACAAGTCTAGCATAGTCATAACCGTGATCCTGGCCGTTCTGATCCTCGGTGAGGGTCTGTCGCCATGGGGTGTCGCCGGAATCGTATTCATCGCCATTGGTACGATGGCCATGATCGAGAAGAAGGATACCGAGAAGGTGGCAGGCGGCCCTTGGCTCCTGTATGCGATCGGTTCAGCAGTGTTTGCGGCGCTGACATCAATTTTCGGGAAGGTGGGAATCGAGGGTGTCGAGTCCACCCTGGGTACCGCCATACGTACGCTGGTGGTCCTCGCCATGTCATGGATGATGGTCTACGTGGTCGGGAAGCAGGACGAGATCCGGGGCATTCCGCGTAAGGCGATGGGCTTCGTGATTGCCTCTGGCCTGGCCACCGGGGCCTCGTGGCTGTGCTTCTACCGTGCATTGCAGACCGGACCTGCCAGTGTCGTTGTGCCGATAGACAAGCTCAGCATATTGGTCGCCGTCGTGTTTGCTTTCTTCCTGTTCGGAGAGCGCCTGAACCGGCGTGCTCTGGCGGGACTAATTCTCATCGTGGCGGGTACGCTAATGATGCTGTACTGA
- a CDS encoding ubiquinone/menaquinone biosynthesis methyltransferase UbiE, whose translation MDTVIRDYFSEESGVFDSYTKKSLTIEREQRNWKKLYSEVLGSDVKKVLNVGCGPGTEAILLAGMGYEVTALDFSPEMIELTKQNAETCGVSVVTVVGDAENLPFQEGEFDAIVSNYALWAIPHPQTAINEWFRVLRDGGRVAYVDGIWSSKGYSFFRRMWVKKAAKMRRKDSNHHQSTPNSERSSRMTGLWSNDADRPVEDLKMVEAAGFGQIRKIDKVDRKIFSGRRYIEYGYHKVHFMIIADKPRVQTSIWGLPKSL comes from the coding sequence ATGGATACAGTCATCAGGGATTACTTCTCGGAGGAGAGCGGAGTTTTTGACAGCTACACTAAGAAATCCCTGACCATCGAGAGGGAGCAGCGTAATTGGAAAAAACTGTATTCGGAAGTCCTGGGTTCGGATGTCAAGAAGGTCCTGAACGTCGGATGCGGCCCGGGTACGGAAGCTATCCTCCTCGCAGGGATGGGCTACGAGGTCACCGCATTGGATTTCTCTCCGGAGATGATCGAACTCACCAAGCAGAATGCTGAGACCTGCGGTGTATCCGTGGTGACCGTGGTCGGAGATGCGGAGAATCTCCCATTCCAGGAAGGTGAGTTCGACGCCATCGTGAGCAATTATGCTCTGTGGGCCATACCGCACCCGCAGACCGCAATCAACGAATGGTTTAGAGTCCTCAGGGATGGCGGAAGGGTCGCCTATGTGGACGGTATCTGGTCCTCCAAGGGTTATTCGTTCTTCAGGAGGATGTGGGTGAAGAAGGCCGCCAAGATGAGGCGGAAGGACAGCAACCACCACCAATCTACACCAAATTCGGAGAGGAGTTCCCGCATGACCGGCCTCTGGTCCAACGATGCGGATCGTCCCGTCGAGGATCTGAAGATGGTCGAGGCTGCAGGTTTCGGTCAGATCAGGAAGATCGACAAGGTGGACCGTAAGATATTCTCCGGGAGGAGATATATCGAGTACGGGTATCATAAGGTCCATTTCATGATTATTGCAGACAAACCCCGAGTCCAGACATCAATCTGGGGTCTTCCCAAATCTTTATAA
- a CDS encoding phage integrase, translating to MGKYPLEENIAPFLESREGCITDITKKNIERRLKRIVGEMKVMLDKDEISSMAPKHMTPEDIRNFLLTRIKKKVSPDDIAHDISALDQIMQFSGSVAVRQCLILYPGLKPKRKMSRKPPLPTEVYEKILAEYEKSDKNDFKSVRAFCMVLMYICTGARNKELRLACLRDLNLNNWTIYFEHVKGEDTWGEPRTVEIPEIIRPLVKRYLELRTAWLIVHNGRSEALFFSLNGKYDCMTSNSTRLIKRHIEKVVGERFEYRDCRRLFGQRFIDNDVDLQDVSVLMGHAKTETTNGYYARRKNTDAIHNAHGKW from the coding sequence ATGGGAAAATATCCGCTCGAAGAGAATATAGCCCCTTTTCTGGAATCCAGAGAGGGCTGTATTACAGATATTACCAAGAAAAATATCGAACGCAGACTGAAACGCATCGTCGGCGAGATGAAGGTGATGCTCGACAAGGATGAGATAAGTTCGATGGCGCCCAAACACATGACGCCTGAGGACATACGCAATTTCCTGTTGACGAGGATCAAGAAGAAAGTCTCGCCGGACGATATCGCACACGATATCAGCGCCCTTGACCAAATCATGCAGTTTTCGGGATCCGTTGCCGTTAGGCAATGTCTGATACTGTATCCCGGCCTCAAGCCGAAAAGGAAGATGTCGAGGAAACCGCCTCTTCCCACGGAAGTATATGAGAAGATACTTGCGGAATACGAGAAGTCGGACAAGAACGATTTCAAGTCCGTCAGAGCATTCTGCATGGTACTTATGTACATCTGCACAGGAGCGAGGAACAAGGAGCTGAGGCTTGCCTGTCTTCGTGATCTGAACCTTAACAATTGGACGATTTACTTCGAACATGTGAAAGGAGAGGACACATGGGGCGAGCCGCGTACGGTGGAGATACCCGAGATTATCAGACCGCTTGTCAAGAGATATCTTGAGCTCAGGACGGCGTGGCTGATCGTTCATAACGGTCGGTCGGAAGCACTGTTCTTCTCCCTCAATGGGAAGTATGACTGTATGACTTCTAACAGCACCAGACTGATCAAAAGGCATATCGAGAAGGTGGTTGGTGAGAGATTCGAGTACCGTGACTGTCGCAGATTGTTCGGTCAGAGGTTCATCGACAATGATGTCGATCTACAGGATGTGTCTGTCCTTATGGGACATGCCAAGACTGAGACCACCAATGGCTACTACGCTCGCAGAAAGAACACCGATGCGATCCATAACGCTCATGGTAAATGGTGA
- a CDS encoding DNA-cytosine methyltransferase Dcm1 has product MMSKPYQVASLFAGIGGICTGFRQAGAEIAWANEIDRYACETYREFYGNPDYLKEGDIYQMHVPKETHIDIVAGGFPCQAFSIAGYRKGFEDERGVLYTQVLRIVEETDPKAVFLENVKNLMTHDGGNTYRVIRESLEAKGFIVTEKVMNTMEYGNIPQNRERIYVVAFKEDSSGSKHSKAMDNFAFPNPVPLTCKLSDVIDYHEKKPEKYYYSKDHMYYPKLDEAMTNPDTVYQWRRVYVRENKSGVCPTMTANMGGGGHNVPLIRDDFGIRKLTPQECLRLQGFPADLKFPENMADSHKYKQAGNSVSVPVIRRIAENMISAMSQTEA; this is encoded by the coding sequence ATGATGTCAAAACCCTATCAGGTAGCCAGTCTTTTCGCAGGTATCGGAGGAATCTGCACAGGATTCAGACAGGCCGGAGCAGAGATTGCCTGGGCCAATGAAATCGACAGATATGCCTGCGAGACATACAGGGAGTTTTACGGAAATCCCGATTACCTGAAAGAGGGCGATATCTATCAGATGCACGTCCCCAAGGAGACACATATCGACATCGTGGCGGGAGGGTTCCCCTGCCAGGCGTTCTCTATTGCCGGATACAGGAAAGGTTTTGAAGATGAAAGAGGAGTTTTATATACCCAGGTCCTCAGAATCGTCGAAGAAACAGATCCGAAAGCGGTGTTTCTTGAGAATGTAAAGAACCTCATGACCCATGACGGAGGCAATACCTACCGCGTTATCAGAGAGTCTCTCGAAGCAAAGGGATTCATTGTCACAGAAAAAGTCATGAATACGATGGAATACGGAAATATCCCTCAGAACAGAGAGAGAATTTACGTTGTCGCATTCAAGGAGGACTCTTCCGGATCTAAGCACAGTAAGGCGATGGACAATTTCGCTTTCCCAAATCCTGTCCCTCTGACCTGCAAGCTGTCCGATGTCATTGACTATCATGAGAAGAAACCGGAGAAGTACTACTACTCCAAAGATCACATGTACTATCCGAAACTCGATGAGGCCATGACTAATCCCGATACGGTCTATCAGTGGAGAAGAGTATACGTCCGCGAGAACAAGAGCGGAGTGTGCCCCACTATGACTGCCAATATGGGCGGAGGAGGGCATAATGTACCCCTTATCAGGGACGATTTCGGAATAAGGAAACTCACCCCTCAGGAATGTCTCCGTCTGCAGGGATTCCCTGCGGATCTGAAATTCCCCGAGAACATGGCAGACAGCCACAAATACAAACAGGCAGGCAATTCGGTCTCTGTACCTGTGATACGCAGGATTGCAGAGAACATGATTTCCGCCATGTCCCAGACAGAGGCATAA